TTCATCCTGGAAaactaaaagaaaataaaacctGAATTATCTAAACAAAATAATGATAGTTAAAAGTAACATCAAACCATCAATAATGCCTAATTCATGCCACCTAACCCCTGTTTCCcttttttataattttcttttccaTTTTTCCATGTCCAAAATTTGATTTTCCTTCtcttttttctttcatttcttctCCCCTCTTCCAAACTGgaaattatttgtttttttcttcAATGACTTTCACCATCACAACACTACCACCTGGTCAAACCTTACCACGAAATTGCACTGCATCTTCAAGTTTAACCTACGAAACTCACATTTTCTAATATTCAGATATCTTAGTCAATAAAAGTTGCTGGCATTTCAGAAACTACTCAACGACGGGTTCTTTTATCCCTGTGCCAAATATATTCTCACAAAATTGGTGTATCTAGCTTAGAAAAATTCTAGTCAACATGAACTTGGATATTCAAACAAATAAGTAGTCTACCTGAGCTAAACCTGAGCTAGGGTGAATTTGAACAGTCTGCGGATGTTTCACAGTTCTATAGGATCCATTCTTCTGCAGCCTCGCTGAGTGGGGGAAGAATCCGGAAGTTATGGCTTTCTTTATAGAATCTAAATCATTGGGATTTggggtcaactcaatctcaacccTTTCAAGCAGACCCTCCAGTTGATCCCGTATATCTCTAGCTCTCTTCATGCTCCTGACctgaaatatataaattataatcattTAATGAGCCATAGTACTAATGAAACAAAACAATGAAAACGATAGCAGTCAGCTTTAAAATTCTTCTCTTGATGTGACATGTGAAAGATAAAGATAACTTAATTAGTCATCTAGCATATGTAATTCACAATTTCCATCTATTCATAGTAACGAATCATGTGTTCAGAGGCTACAACATTTGAACTAAACCCAACCAAGGTGTCATACCAGGGGGTTAGAAGTTAGAAACCTAGATATCTTCGAAAGGTTCCAAGTcaataatcacagtaaaaaagTTCACAAACATCACTTGAGGAAATTGAGGAGATTAAATTGTATTCCTCTGAAAAGAAAGCACACTGTACAACCCTAATTTAAAGGTGGTAATACATCTACAAATAAGGAAATGATACGCTATCAAATCTCCCAAAAAATAGTAATACcaaaaaatttacaaattaaGAGATCTCTTGACCATTTTCTAAGATACCGTAGATGACTAGTTAGCTAATTAACAGCTACAAGATTATTTTCCAATATTCTACATCACTCAAGCAAATATGCTCCTGATTCATGAATTTTTCACTTCCATCGGTAATGGCCCATCATGTTGAGAAAGAAAAATTGGACCGTGATCAATTATTAGTCAATTTGCACTTGACTAAACCGGAAAAAGACATACAAGCAAGAGTTCTTAGGAAATCAGGAGTTATTTGATCATAAGTAAATTTGTCAAGCTACGGGTGATAGATAAGATTGAAACCCATCAACTTATGTCAGTAACCAAGTGTATCACATTACTGAGTGGTGAATGCTGAACAGCAACATCAGATCCCATAATCAGAACAGCTAACCAGAAATAACAGAACAACCAGACCATCTCTTTGAAGCAAGTAAATGGCCAAACAGAGATGGCATAATATTAAAAGGAAAAAATGGAATATCAAACCTACTTGAATATAATTTTCATAGCACCATTGAGTTGAATAATTGGTTTCCTTCCACGAACTATACACCTGAAAAAATGTCCACAAACATCACAAAATTAAACTTGCAGGCGCATAAACTTTGAAATGTACGATTTCACTGCATAGCCTATATATTCTCCTCTATGTATCAATTTCCATCCCCGCATTCCAATATAACACCAACCTCATAAAGAAATGGTATGTGGCAATTATAGCGATGATAAATAAGCATCACAAAAATATCCTCATCCTTAactcaaaaagaaaaatttctCCGAAGGCCAAACAATAAAGTAGTTCCTGTTGACAACTAAAAGcaattcaaaataacaaaacaatacgAAAAAGAATGAACCACCAAATCACTGAAGCAAGAGAAATAGAAAAAGAATCGTGCAACAAGTTATTAAATTGATAAAAAAGATAAACAAATCATCGAATAACGCAGATTATTAATGCACTTGATCAATAAGATATGCATTTATTATGTTCATGCATTCCTAACTCTGTCCACTAGTCGAAACTACGTAAAAATTGTGTTGTTCctgatattttgtttgaagcagtTCCCTATGAGAAGCGAATTAAACAAAAATTCATTTAAGTCAAAATTTGGCGGTTCGTAGATTGTTGTAACACAAATGTCAATTTCTTTATAGGGATGTCTTTTCACCCTCCCATGGACTTACTACTTGTTTAACAAGAAAACTTGGGAGAACAGAAAGCGAATACAAAACAAAAACCTTACTGTTACAACTCATACAACCACTCTACTGTTAATCAGACGACAGATTTGATAAGAGACTCGACAATTTGATACATATTTCAGCTTTTAGGCTGCCAAAGGCACACTTGAGAGCTAGAGGATTATGTACTTTGTTTTACTTGGTAGAATCAATTAATCAAACAAAACACCAGAGCAGAAAAAAGCACTTCAGAAACACAAGCCACTGACCTTGAGCAAGGCTATATGATCTCCGACATTTCCCATGTGAAAATTCAAGCGAGCATTGTCTGCGTGAACTTGCTTATCCTTGGGACGATAAAAGATAGAATTTCCAATGGATAGCATAGCAGCAATAGAGATGATTTCATCAGAACACTGGTATTTATCGGAAGCAACAATCATCTTTGACTGCATAGGATCTAGGGGGAACTCGGCCATCCTTCTACCCGCTTTTGTCAGCTCGCCATGCTTGTTAACTGCACTTAAAGCATAAAGCAACTCCAACGCCTTCAATAAGGCTTCAGATGGAGGAGGATCCATGAAGTCAAAATTCAGCAGATCATTGATGCCAAGGCTCTTTAGACTAAGGACCACGTTGGCTAAGTTGGTCCTTTGTATTTCGGGGATGGTATTATCGTCCAAATCGTTATAATAATTATAAGCAGTATACAATCGAAAGCATTTTCCTGGGCCTGTCCTTCCTGATCGACCTGCTCGCTGATTAGCTGATGCTTTTGATATAGGAGTGACCAGGAGTGATTCCATTCCAGTCCGGGGGTTATACGACTTCATCTTGCAAAATCCCGGATCGATTACATACTTGATCCCATCTATCGTCAATGATGTTTCAGCTATGTTCGTGGCTAGGACAACTTTTCGTGCCCCTTCAGGAGTGGGTTCAAATATCTTAGCTTGTAGCTCTGTTGGCAAGTTTGCGTAAATTGGGCATATCATGAGCTCCGCTATTTTTGATCCCAATCCTCTAGTCCTATGCTTAAGAATCTCTTCGGCCATTTCAATCTCCTCTTGCCCGGTAAGGAAAACTAGTATATCACCATCTCCTGGTGGTTGTGTCACATGGATTTGAAGAGCAGTGACTACTGCAGCATCCAAGTAATCAGCTTCAGGTGCCTTAGTATAGTGTATTTCAACAGGAAATCTTCTTCCAGGTATCTTAAAAATTGGCGCAGAGTCAAAATAATCACTGAACTTTTCAGCATCAAGAGTGGCGCTTGAAATGAGCAATTTGAGGTCAGGGCGAAACCGAGCAATGTCCTAATGCACCAAAAAAATATCGAGTAAGACAAAAAATGTGTCAAACAAGGATTGTGAGAAACATAGATCCTACTCGAAATTGCATTGGATTCATGCAACAATTAGCTGCTGTTGTTTCAAAAAAGAACTAGCGGACTAAAAGCGTAGTTTCTTGTAAACGATATTGAAAGCTCATTAATGCAAAAATAAAACGAATTCGGATATTTTTCAGCTCCTACTAAGGTTTGTTTAAAAATAGAtacaatcctaaataattcaaaatatacagtcctaaataattttcttgtgtttTCAGATCATATACACATACACTACCACAAATGGATTTTATCGAGACTATTTTACATCTCAAAAAATCATTAAGAGAAGCAAAATATTACCTTAACTAAGCCAAAAAGGATGTCCGTCGAAAGTGTTCTTTCATGGGCTTCATCTACCATCACCACACTGGAAAATTTTGCAAAACTATTTAAAATGTGAACAGAAAACCATTAATGTTACTCCGAGTACAAAAAGCACCTGTAACTTTCAAGGTCGGGCTCTCCAAGAAATTCACGTAATAGCATTCCATCCGTCATGTATTTAACAATTGTCTTTTCAGAAGTACAGTCTTCAAAACGAATAGAATAACCAACCTGAAACACAAAACATGAGAACCACGTCATATCCATGAGTAAGCATGCAACCATAATTTTGTGCAAATATTTCATCAGCATATAAATATTGATATTGAAACACATCGAACAGGAATAAAACAAAGCAATCATGAGAATGCTTGTTTACACGTGACTCGATGACATGAACAAAAAAGCGAGTGATTTTAATTCAATTATCATAACAAGTGAAGTTCATGAACCATGAGTCTATATGCTATGGTTGCCATTCAACAACTTGCTGGCAACATAAAGTTTAAAGGTGCATCTGACAATCACCATGGCAACTCATAAATGAGCTGATGTGAGCAACCAACCAATAGTCATTACAAAAAAATACCTCATGCCCAAGTTTTACTCCCATTTCTTGAGAAACACGAGCAGCAACACTCATTGCCGCGACACGGCGTGGCTGGGTACATCCAATCTGTCCACGAGAAATGTCATCATAATTAGAAAATTGACATTCCACTTAACTTCAGTAATCATATGGTTTACCATTTTTAACATTATGTTAACAGGAAAATAATGAATAGGAGAGACATTCAGATCAACAGATTCCAGTGCCCCAAATAAGATCTTTGAGACAATGACAAGTTTATAAAAGTGCCAATCATTTCTTAATTCCATAATTCAATTTTTCCAACAAAAATTTAGGATCAAAAGGTTGGAGAGTTGATAGATTGCATCACAATTatgtaaatttaaaaaaaaaatctacagAATTTTAGATTGATTTTAAAAACAACCACGAACACAGCAAGCAAAATCCTTGGAAATTAAGATATACACAGGGCAACAAAAAAGATTTGATCAAGCAGgctttaatatataatttccaATGTATGTAAAACATATAATTGGATTAAGCATTTCTTACTTTTCCACGCTCGCTATATCCTGCCTCGTGTAGGTATTGAGGTATCTGCGTAGTCTTTCCTGAACCAGTTTCTCCAACAATGACAAGAACCTGCAAATTAATGAAATGTGAATATTTACTAAGCCTAGATTAAACAAGTGAAGTGGGCAACAGAAAATCTCCAACCTGGTGATCACGAATAGCCTGGAGCAACTCTTCCCTATAGGGATAAATTGGCAGAGTTTTTCTGTCATTCTGAAATTAAGGATCAAAAGAATAAGTCACAGGACTATACAGCCCACATTTTGACATCATCATACACTGAGTTCAATTTTTAACTATTACAGGGGAATACAGAGCATTTGTGACCCGAGAATCATGTCCTTTCAAGAACTATGTATGTAAGAACAGCCTTCTAACTAATGCAAACTTCTTATGCATCCCATAAAAGAGCTATATTTGTTGTTTGTAATTTGGTGAAAAGGCTCTTTGCTTGCTCTTGTATTACCTAAAGGGAAAGTCCGTAATCTCACACCAAGGTGGGAAACAAGTTCCACTAAAGGCTGCTCTTGTATTTCTTTAGAAATTTGTGATGTATTAATAGCAAAACATCAATAAGTGAATGTTATGAAAGTGGCCATGTTAAATATCTAGGGGTTCCATTAGGAGGCAATCCAATGAAAACTGAATTTTGGGAACCCGTAGTGTCTAACATGTCGAAGAAATTGGCGAGCTGGAAGAAAGCCTTTTTACCAAGGGGGGACGATTAACTTTGATTTCGACAGTGTTGAATGCTTTTCAAGTTCTAATGTATTTCATGTCTCTTTTTAGGAAACCAAAAGGTATAGCAAAGGTTATGAAAAGAGTATGAGGGATTTTTTACGGGATTAATTTGATGGATATTCACATTGTTATTTGGTCGTGTGGGAGCAGGTTTGTACACGGAAAGATAGAGGGGGCTGGGTATTGGGAACATTTGTTTAAGGTATAACTGCATAAGGCACTTCTGGGGAAATAATAGTGGAGAGGATATATCGAGCGGACGCAGATATGGAAGAAGGTTATTATGAGCAAAAATGAGATGCATGATAAGGGATGGGATGTGGGTTTAGCAAGGAGTGTTACATTTAGAAGCCCCTGAAAATTTATTTCTTGTACTTACCCAACTTTTCATCAACTGATGAGGGTAGTGGCTAAGGGGACAATATCATTAGATTTTGGGAGGAAAAGGGGTAGGGAGAGTCATCTTTTAAAGAATGTTACCAGTTTTATTTCAGATCTTTCTGCTTCATAACAAGCCTATTATTCGTTACATTCAAAAGGAAGGAAATCAGTTAAATTCTTCGTTGTCATGGGTTTTGCATTTCCGAATGGATTTGAGTGATGGAGAAGTGAGTGAGTTGAGTTCTTTGTTAGGGATTTCAGATATTCTCCTATTATTATAATATCTAGAAATTACCTATCCCGCAAAAAGTTCAAGTTTTCTCTTGGAATGTGGCTTTGGGGAAACTTCCCACTTGTGACTCGGTGCAAAGGTGGCTTGATTGTGTCTTATGCCGCAATGGTGTAGCTTATGTCGGAAGCAAGAGGAGAATCATGATCAACTATTGGTGCATTGTTCTTTTTCGAGTGGAATACGGATAAGAGTGCAGAGTGCTGCAAGAGTTGGGTTTTTAATGGACTTTTCCGAGTAAGGCACATGACCTCTTCATTAACCAGGCCTTTCCACGGGAGACGATTTACGAGCTTCTGGTATCTGGTAATTCATTACATGTTTTGGTCGATATGACTGGAAAAGAACAATAAAATATTCGTAGGTTTGTTGTAGTCCGTGGACGGCGTCCGCGAGAAGATCAAATTCAGAGTTGCGAATTGGACGATCAAGATGCCAGAGTTTAATCGCTTATTTATTTCAAACTTAGTTAGGGATTGAAAATTTGTAGGGTCGTGACGATAGTGTGGTAATGTCTTTTCGATCTTTCTTGTAACTCGTTTTGTGGATTACTCATCAGCTTCTATTGTAAACACttctattattataataaacttTATTTTCCtatcaaatataatatatatatatagatatatatatattctcgtGGATTATGGCTCTAGGGAAATTGTCAACTTGCGATTAAGTTTCAAAAAGATTATCTGATTGTGCACTATGTCCCGAATTGGTCTGTCTTTTAGTCCAAGACTATGGAGGAATGGGTTTGGTGTGGGTTGCTCCAAGATCAGCATGTGAAATGTTTGTCTTGGATATTATCGTGATCTTGGTAAGAGAAGTACTTTTTGGCATGTGGATTTATTTGTTGTCTACCTACTGAAAATGCCTATATTATCATGACCAATAATATCTAATGAATATTATCATGACCAATAATTCAACTCGCCTTGCATGCCTTCCACATAATGAGTGATAAAAAATACACACCTGAAGTTTTTCAAAAGCAGATTTGGCAGCAGATGCTTCGACCAACTCAATGGAGTCTTGCTCAACCTGCAAACAAAGTGAAGTAATTACAAAGAAAAAATGCACTGACCTATGTCTAAGACATGTGATGTCAAAAACACATACATTCACACCATCCATAACTGCTGCTTGTATGAACTCTATTTGGTCTTCAAAGACAAAACTACAACCCAAAAAAAGGCACAATGAGCATCCATGCAACAACTTAACTTTTCAACTACACGCCACTCATATACAAGGTTAACAGAGTCGCAAACATACAAGCTatctcagttttttttttttttttttttttttgataagaaactaATATATATTGATAAAATTTAGTTAAATATTACAACATTAAGTGGACAAGCCATCCACAAATCGTGGTAAATGAAAAAGATTACAGCCTCAACTTTCAAGAATCAACAGAGGATAAAACACCAATCCCTAACAAGATCTGATAACATTAAATGGCTAAAAGCCGGAATCGCAACTGTCCATCTTGCCACTCTGAAAAAAACAATGCAGTATCAACTTAATACAACTTACTCAAAATCCTCGTGCTTCTCCTTCCTATTCTTAGATCCAAATTTTAGAGTAGCTTTCCCTGAAATACCATACCAACTGAATTATTATCCTCGTGCGGAAGTGAACATAGATGAATTTGAAGATTTACCAATCTGATGCTCCTCCCACGCTTCTTGCTCAGCAAAGGGGTTCATCTTCTCCTCCGCAGTAGGATCTCTGGAAAATGAAAAGATGAAACAACTTTAATGGCACTTGAATATTATGTCCGTAATGTGTGTATGTGTGAGTGTAGTAGCCAGGGAAGAATCGTATTTGAAGTTCTGATAGACCTATATCGTTGCATGGCCACAGCAAACCTCTTCTCTTGATTTACACCACCTTCTATGTCATATGCATCGGGGATTCTATACTGCAGTTACAAAATATTAATCTAAGTAGTAACTTTGTCAATCAATAAATGAAACGGGCCTAAAAAAAAGATGAACAAGCACGTAAGCAATCAGAATTTTGTACAACAGCCTGGAagattatttatgaaatttccTAGCTGCTCAGAGACATTTGAATATAAGTCAAGTCAACAGTAACCAGTAACGAACAAATAATCATAGGTTAGCTACTTCAAATAAGAAGTGAAAAAAGTTAACCACCTCATTCGTGTCATCAGATTCTTCTGTCCGATTTTTAACAAGCTCGTATATCTCTTTCTTATACCTGCAGAAACAAAAAATTTCTCATCGTCCAGGAATAGTTCCTCGCTCAGAAATAAAGTGCACAATTTAGTCGGCTAATTTTGAGAAAGAAAACAAGTTTAGACTAATTCAAAGCAAAGCATGCAGTATCATAAAGTTCTATGAGAACTAAATACTGCCATGACAGTAATAGTTCTGATACAAATTCAGTACATCAATGCAAAAACAAAATCATTTTGAACCAAAAATATTTATTCAGATTAAAATCTAAATTAGTAAATCATTGTGCCTAGTGGTTACAACTCAGGAGGGTGGAAAAGCACTTCCGACATCTTCATCAAGTTACTTCAGGGAACCCTCAGAGGAAGGATCAACCTATCCTTGATCATATGGAAAAGCCCCAGTAAGAGTACTTCGTTCACCAGTTAGATAGAAACAATGAGAGCCTCAGACATGGAGGACAGTGGTAGGAAAAGGATGGATAGGAGTTGGCATGAAGCACTTATCGTCACCAAAGGTAGGGTCAACATCTCGTGGGAGCAGATTCAGATTGTTCTTGGCGATTCTGTCAATAGGAGGGTTGATTTATTTCCGTTCCAAGCCAATAAAGCTGTATGGTGGCCTTCAAATCCGGCTTAATTCTCATATTATCTAAATCTGAAAAGAGGATTCTTCGATAGAGGGGTGTCTTTGGTATTTGAGGAGTGGCGGCCAGATTTTCAACTCGTCGGACACGGTTTATAACTGTTGCAACAGTTGGGTTAGGATCTTTGGATTACCTTGGAACTTATGGTCGCCTGACATTTTCAAAGTTATTGGGGATCATTGGGGGGGTTTGGAGGATATTAACGCTGATACATGATTCTTCAGAGATCTTGGGGAAGCTAAGATCAAGGTCAAAGGAACAGAAGGATGATTTATCCAAAGTAAAATGAAGATTCCATTGAAGGGGGTGACTACAGAGATTCGAATTTGAGTTGATTCTTTCGACTTACCTGCATATATATGAGAATTATGAACAGCAATCATATGCCCAAGTCGTGGTTAATGGTAAACGGGCTTTGGTAGGGTGGGGCAACTCAAATATTCACAGAAAACATGAGGGTAATGTAGACTCCACAAGATGAACGTACTTCGGGGTTATATCAGAGCAAGTGGCAACCACGGAAGATAGGAGGAAGGGCTTCGGATCGGACAATAGAGGGGAACGGATGAAAGATGTGCAGGGTCTTGCGTCTCCGAAGAAAATACAAGAACAGGCAGCAGAGAAGGGCGTGACGGCGGCTCCCCCATTGGGAGGAAAGGTGACTAAGATATTACAAAGAATTGTACCAAAAAAGCCACAGAATTCAGAAGCTCACCCATTCAATCCGTGACTACCAGAGACTGCCGAAGAGCAAGATAACAGATTGGGTGAAGCTGGATCAAAGACTCTACTGCCTTCTCATGGAAAAAACTATAGTAGAAGATTAAATATGAGCATCAACGAGGATACGGCAGTCCCTGAAGACGGCGGGTTACCAAATGCTGGCTCTTTGAATTGGGAGGACTTGAGTAAGTTGTTGGAGGATGGATTTTATTCCTCAGAGTCTGGTAGCCAGTTCTGTGGTCACTCGGAGTCTTCAGCTCATACCGATAAAGAAGAAGCGGATCTTGAGGGGATGTTCTCACCATCAGAGGGAATTCTGCTCAACACCGGGTCATCTCAACTTGAAAACGTGAAACTTTTAGTGGGAGAGGTACTATCCTGTTTCGATTCATCGATTCTTAATCACTCATTTAAACTTCATTTTATTCTACCTACATCTTTCTCTGTTCTGAAGTTGTCTAGTGGGTTCTTAGGAGGTGGACAAACAAGGGTAGATGACAAGTCAGGTTCCGAGAGAGAAATTTCCATAGGGGCTGAAGTGGAGATCAAATTAAGTGTCGAAAGAGAGATTTCGGATGTCAACTCAAAATATAAACGTTGGGAATGAGTCAAAAAATCAACTACTGTCTTAAGCAAAGAATTAAATAGGCTGAACTGCTGGATTAGTTACGAGAAAGGCTCGACTTACAAGGGTCCAAATGGGTTATCATGAAAATTTGCTCTTGAAACATTAGAGGTGGACGGGCAGCAAGAAGGAGGGAATTTGTGAAGACCCAAAATTTTTCATTACAAAGATACAAAATACCAAGTTGATTTCAGTTTTGCATTGAAAATGAACTATGTCATGGAGGAGAACAAAATTACATGCAGCCTTTGCTATGGAGAGCGAAGGCCTAAAGTCACATTAGTGACATTCAAGTCCATAAATCATGCAACCTTTGGCATGGAGGGAGAAGACCTAAAGTCACATTGATGATTAATGTCATAAACCATGCAACCTTTGGTATGGAGGAGGAAGACCTAAAATCACATCggtgcctataaatagtggcaaAGCAATTAGTGAAATCACACAAAAACAACATAAAAAGTTCTCttaaaaaattgtaattttcgaGTACCAAAAATTCTGCCCAATTTCAGAAAGTTTTGCTCATTGTTTTACAAGTCCAAATCTGATCTCCACCGTTCAGAATAAACCTACACATGTTTGGAGCAACATATCCAAAATTCAGATCAATCCAACGGTTCAATTAGGCGCAAACATTTTTGCAAGGTGACTGGTTTTTCAGTGTCAAACTCTAACTGTTCATTCCAAGATTTTTGAAACAATCTTTCAGGTAAGCGGGTTTATATGTTTTAAAGATTATGTATGTTTTAAAATTCGATCGTCTACTGCATGATGTAAATAAGTGTGGATTTCGAAAATCACTAAGTTATTTCAAATCGTTTCATTCCGTTTGTTTGTTCGTTTATGCTTCTCCATTTCGATCTATGTTGATGTCATTCTGTTCGAACCAATTTGTCTCCGAATAATAAGTTATTTGTTTGAATCTGATAATGGTGTATCAGGAAAGCTTGTAAGAGAAAAGGCCCAGAAGGAGCCtgtctatgggagaaggccctagagggagcccaaatgcgggaaaaggccccagaggaccCAATTTACAGgagaaggcccagagggagcccaagatcaagGATAGGCGATGATCATTATAATTTGTTTGCCTGATATGTTCTGTTCTGAAATGTTCTGATTCGAAGTTCTGATTTGCTCTAAATCTGATTTCTGTTCATCCAACTCTAAAGCTCTGATTTGTTCAATGATTAACTTACGTTCATCCAACTCTTATATATTGTGCTATGTAAAAGAAGAAGGTTTGAAAAGTATTATATATCAAATGTTTTCTGGTATTCGATCGACCCCACCTGCTGAGTGTTtcacaaaacactcacccccCTTACGTCCCTCTCCAGATGAAAATGAAGAACAGGTAGAACAAAAAGAGCAGGAGCAGTTCTGGGCTGGTAAAGAATTAGAAGGAAGGAATTCAAGTTCTGGATGATCAAGCCCATTAGGGTTCCTTTGTCTTTCTTCGTAAAGTTTGTACTTTTCGCTCCAGCAACCTTTGTATTTTCCTTTCATGTAAAAAGAatggaattttatgaaatagactaGTATTTGGCTATTTTCTATGAGGcttattgttatttgattaacaatgccggatgtcaccgacgtCTCGGTCTcaggcgtgaca
This Primulina eburnea isolate SZY01 chromosome 2, ASM2296580v1, whole genome shotgun sequence DNA region includes the following protein-coding sequences:
- the LOC140822975 gene encoding pre-mRNA-splicing factor ATP-dependent RNA helicase DEAH1-like isoform X1, giving the protein MDDLRTWVSDKLISLLGYSQPTVVQYVITLSKKASSPSEIVNQLADLGLSSSSEISLFAKEIFARVERKTSGPNLYQQREVEAAVLARKQKTYKLLEADDEEEDMVPVASLPKKEDTRRKKFRKRSELLDDTDDEVVRKGIQERKVQKRTSHDEDDDSESEEQRLRDQREREELEQHIKERDAAGTRKLTDQKLTKKGEEEAIRRSKALEDDGIGTLRKVSRQEYLKKREQKKLEELRDDIEDEQYLFEGVKLTEAEKRELRYKKEIYELVKNRTEESDDTNEYRIPDAYDIEGGVNQEKRFAVAMQRYRDPTAEEKMNPFAEQEAWEEHQIGKATLKFGSKNRKEKHEDFDFVFEDQIEFIQAAVMDGVNVEQDSIELVEASAAKSAFEKLQNDRKTLPIYPYREELLQAIRDHQVLVIVGETGSGKTTQIPQYLHEAGYSERGKIGCTQPRRVAAMSVAARVSQEMGVKLGHEVGYSIRFEDCTSEKTIVKYMTDGMLLREFLGEPDLESYSVVMVDEAHERTLSTDILFGLVKDIARFRPDLKLLISSATLDAEKFSDYFDSAPIFKIPGRRFPVEIHYTKAPEADYLDAAVVTALQIHVTQPPGDGDILVFLTGQEEIEMAEEILKHRTRGLGSKIAELMICPIYANLPTELQAKIFEPTPEGARKVVLATNIAETSLTIDGIKYVIDPGFCKMKSYNPRTGMESLLVTPISKASANQRAGRSGRTGPGKCFRLYTAYNYYNDLDDNTIPEIQRTNLANVVLSLKSLGINDLLNFDFMDPPPSEALLKALELLYALSAVNKHGELTKAGRRMAEFPLDPMQSKMIVASDKYQCSDEIISIAAMLSIGNSIFYRPKDKQVHADNARLNFHMGNVGDHIALLKVYSSWKETNYSTQWCYENYIQVRSMKRARDIRDQLEGLLERVEIELTPNPNDLDSIKKAITSGFFPHSARLQKNGSYRTVKHPQTVQIHPSSGLAQVQPRWVIYHELVLTTKEYMRQVTELKPEWLVEIAPHYYQLKDVEDVGSKKMPRGEGLASTNG
- the LOC140822975 gene encoding pre-mRNA-splicing factor ATP-dependent RNA helicase DEAH1-like isoform X2; this encodes MVVRKGIQERKVQKRTSHDEDDDSESEEQRLRDQREREELEQHIKERDAAGTRKLTDQKLTKKGEEEAIRRSKALEDDGIGTLRKVSRQEYLKKREQKKLEELRDDIEDEQYLFEGVKLTEAEKRELRYKKEIYELVKNRTEESDDTNEYRIPDAYDIEGGVNQEKRFAVAMQRYRDPTAEEKMNPFAEQEAWEEHQIGKATLKFGSKNRKEKHEDFDFVFEDQIEFIQAAVMDGVNVEQDSIELVEASAAKSAFEKLQNDRKTLPIYPYREELLQAIRDHQVLVIVGETGSGKTTQIPQYLHEAGYSERGKIGCTQPRRVAAMSVAARVSQEMGVKLGHEVGYSIRFEDCTSEKTIVKYMTDGMLLREFLGEPDLESYSVVMVDEAHERTLSTDILFGLVKDIARFRPDLKLLISSATLDAEKFSDYFDSAPIFKIPGRRFPVEIHYTKAPEADYLDAAVVTALQIHVTQPPGDGDILVFLTGQEEIEMAEEILKHRTRGLGSKIAELMICPIYANLPTELQAKIFEPTPEGARKVVLATNIAETSLTIDGIKYVIDPGFCKMKSYNPRTGMESLLVTPISKASANQRAGRSGRTGPGKCFRLYTAYNYYNDLDDNTIPEIQRTNLANVVLSLKSLGINDLLNFDFMDPPPSEALLKALELLYALSAVNKHGELTKAGRRMAEFPLDPMQSKMIVASDKYQCSDEIISIAAMLSIGNSIFYRPKDKQVHADNARLNFHMGNVGDHIALLKVYSSWKETNYSTQWCYENYIQVRSMKRARDIRDQLEGLLERVEIELTPNPNDLDSIKKAITSGFFPHSARLQKNGSYRTVKHPQTVQIHPSSGLAQVQPRWVIYHELVLTTKEYMRQVTELKPEWLVEIAPHYYQLKDVEDVGSKKMPRGEGLASTNG